One genomic window of Halorubrum hochsteinianum includes the following:
- a CDS encoding DUF120 domain-containing protein, with protein MSDATATDADTDVDPAALAALKHVGLVGGLSETKVSCAALGDRLDASTQTASRRLQTLESAGYVDRDVVSDGQWVRVTDAGEAALRAEYADYRRLFESDVELALRGAITGGMGEGRHYITLPGYAEQFRERLGYDPFPGTLNVNLTEESVRRRGEMAGIDAVPIDAWEGEDRTYGAATCYGVTLVAGDERYEAVHAIVPDRTHHDDDQLELIAPDRLRDALDLADGDSVEVRVEPTSRADEPESSAVETEAA; from the coding sequence ATGTCAGACGCGACGGCGACCGACGCGGACACCGACGTGGACCCGGCCGCGCTCGCGGCCCTCAAACACGTCGGGCTCGTCGGCGGCCTCTCCGAGACGAAGGTGTCGTGCGCGGCGCTCGGCGACCGGCTCGACGCCTCCACGCAGACCGCTTCCCGACGCCTCCAGACGCTCGAATCCGCGGGCTACGTCGATCGCGACGTGGTCAGCGACGGGCAGTGGGTCCGGGTGACGGACGCGGGCGAGGCCGCGCTCCGGGCGGAGTACGCCGACTACCGCCGGCTGTTCGAGTCGGACGTCGAACTCGCTCTCCGCGGCGCGATCACCGGCGGGATGGGCGAGGGACGCCACTACATCACGCTGCCGGGGTACGCCGAGCAGTTCCGCGAGCGACTCGGCTACGACCCGTTCCCGGGCACGCTCAACGTGAACCTCACGGAGGAGAGCGTCCGCCGCCGCGGCGAGATGGCCGGCATCGACGCCGTCCCCATCGACGCGTGGGAGGGCGAGGACCGCACCTACGGGGCCGCCACCTGCTACGGGGTCACCCTCGTCGCGGGCGACGAGCGCTACGAGGCGGTCCACGCCATCGTCCCCGACCGCACCCACCACGACGACGACCAGCTCGAACTGATCGCGCCGGACCGCCTGCGCGACGCGCTCGACCTCGCTGACGGCGACAGCGTGGAGGTCCGCGTCGAGCCGACGAGCCGGGCGGACGAGCCGGAGTCGAGCGCGGTCGAGACGGAGGCCGCCTGA
- the ribB gene encoding 3,4-dihydroxy-2-butanone-4-phosphate synthase: MRADVDADPEASGGAAESDAADAAGETDRVERALDAFRAGDPVCVHDFADREGETDIVYPAAAVDEAAVAHMRNDAGGLICVAVSDAVGDAFDLPFLADALDHPAVDDDPDYDDRSSFSLPVNHRDTFTGITDADRALTIVEVAKAAARVSEDPTGYGPEDFAAEFRAPGHVHVLRGDRDGLAGRTGHTELGLAMAEAVGTAPAAVVCEMLDDETGDALSPADAAAYATRRDIPYVEGAALVEALR, encoded by the coding sequence ATGCGGGCCGACGTCGACGCCGACCCCGAGGCGAGCGGGGGCGCGGCGGAGTCCGACGCCGCCGACGCCGCGGGCGAGACCGACCGGGTCGAGCGCGCGCTCGACGCCTTCCGCGCCGGCGACCCCGTCTGCGTCCACGACTTCGCGGACCGCGAGGGCGAGACGGACATCGTCTACCCGGCCGCCGCGGTCGACGAGGCCGCGGTCGCGCACATGCGCAACGACGCCGGCGGACTGATCTGCGTGGCCGTGAGCGACGCGGTCGGCGACGCGTTCGACCTGCCGTTCCTCGCGGACGCGCTCGACCACCCCGCGGTCGACGACGACCCCGACTACGACGACCGCTCCTCGTTCTCGCTGCCGGTGAACCACCGCGACACGTTCACCGGGATCACCGACGCGGACCGCGCGCTGACCATCGTCGAGGTGGCGAAGGCGGCCGCCCGGGTCAGCGAGGACCCGACCGGCTACGGTCCGGAGGACTTCGCCGCGGAGTTCCGCGCGCCCGGCCACGTCCACGTGCTCCGGGGCGACCGCGACGGTCTCGCCGGGCGGACCGGCCACACCGAACTCGGCCTCGCGATGGCCGAGGCCGTGGGGACCGCGCCCGCCGCCGTGGTCTGTGAAATGCTCGACGACGAGACCGGCGACGCGCTCTCGCCCGCGGACGCCGCGGCCTACGCGACCCGGCGCGACATCCCCTACGTCGAGGGCGCGGCCCTCGTCGAGGCGCTGCGCTGA
- a CDS encoding branched-chain amino acid transaminase, whose product MGFDEMDVDTIWKNGEFLDWEDATTHVLTHALHYGSGVFEGVRCYDTERGPAVFRWDEHLDRLFDSAKMYDMDIEHSREEITEATLELLDRQDLESCYIRPIAYYGYDTLGVSPKDCPTDLVLAAWPWGAYLGEEALEEGVDVMVSSWRKHASSQVPTNVKTTGLYVNSMLAGEEARRNGYVEAIVLNKEGNVAEGPGENIFMVNDGEIYTTGPAQSILEGITRDTVITLAEERGYEVHDEAVISRGQLYTADELFFTGSAAEVTPIRSVDDTEIGAGTRGPVTEELQQAFFDLVERRTDDHDEWFTYL is encoded by the coding sequence ATGGGATTCGACGAGATGGACGTCGACACGATCTGGAAGAACGGGGAGTTCCTCGACTGGGAGGACGCGACGACGCACGTCCTCACCCACGCGCTTCACTACGGGAGCGGCGTGTTCGAGGGCGTCCGCTGTTACGACACCGAGCGGGGCCCCGCCGTCTTCCGCTGGGACGAACACCTCGACCGGCTGTTCGACTCCGCGAAGATGTACGACATGGACATCGAGCACTCCCGCGAGGAGATCACCGAGGCCACCCTCGAACTGCTCGACCGGCAGGATCTTGAGTCCTGTTACATCCGGCCGATCGCCTACTACGGGTACGACACGCTGGGGGTCTCGCCGAAGGACTGCCCGACCGACCTCGTCCTCGCGGCGTGGCCGTGGGGCGCGTACCTCGGCGAGGAGGCGCTCGAAGAGGGCGTCGACGTGATGGTCTCCTCGTGGCGGAAGCACGCCTCCTCGCAGGTCCCGACGAACGTGAAGACGACCGGCCTGTACGTCAACTCCATGCTCGCGGGCGAGGAGGCGCGCCGGAACGGCTACGTCGAGGCGATCGTCCTCAACAAGGAGGGCAACGTCGCGGAGGGGCCGGGCGAGAACATCTTCATGGTGAACGACGGGGAGATCTACACCACCGGCCCCGCGCAGTCCATCCTCGAAGGGATCACCCGCGACACCGTGATCACCCTCGCGGAGGAGCGCGGCTACGAGGTCCACGACGAGGCCGTCATCTCTCGGGGTCAGCTGTACACCGCCGACGAGCTGTTCTTCACCGGCTCCGCCGCGGAGGTCACCCCGATCCGCTCGGTCGACGACACCGAGATCGGCGCGGGCACCCGCGGGCCGGTGACCGAGGAGCTCCAGCAGGCCTTCTTCGATCTCGTCGAGCGGCGGACGGACGACCACGACGAGTGGTTCACGTACCTCTAA
- a CDS encoding DUF502 domain-containing protein yields MSTWKRDFASGLIVLAPLLVLLLVLRWIYQYIASIPLIAGLQPNIIPAPLEPVSRVVIAFAVFATVVLAVGYFMRTTLGRLAESAVDDTINRIPALRVVYNASKLAIETAISGTDELQSPVYIETWPGIRMTAFRTGKKTRDGKIVLFMPTAPNITTGFVIEVEPERIEETGETVEEGMTRVLSAGFAESAHQVPVHEEEPPEGDGTGSPDGYGHVRTDGTPGGGESATDGSGSTEN; encoded by the coding sequence ATGTCCACGTGGAAACGCGACTTCGCCAGCGGCCTCATCGTGCTGGCCCCGCTCCTCGTTTTACTCCTCGTCCTCCGGTGGATCTACCAGTACATCGCGTCGATCCCGCTCATCGCCGGCCTCCAGCCCAACATCATTCCGGCCCCCTTAGAGCCCGTCTCCCGGGTCGTCATCGCGTTCGCGGTGTTCGCGACCGTCGTGCTCGCGGTCGGGTACTTCATGCGGACGACGCTCGGCCGGTTGGCGGAGTCGGCCGTGGACGACACGATAAACCGGATCCCCGCGCTCCGGGTGGTGTACAACGCGTCGAAGCTCGCCATCGAGACGGCCATCTCCGGCACCGACGAGCTGCAGAGCCCGGTGTACATCGAGACGTGGCCGGGGATCCGGATGACCGCCTTCCGGACCGGGAAGAAGACCCGCGACGGGAAGATCGTCCTGTTCATGCCGACCGCGCCGAACATCACCACCGGCTTCGTCATCGAGGTCGAACCGGAGCGCATCGAGGAGACCGGCGAGACCGTCGAAGAAGGGATGACGCGCGTCCTCTCCGCCGGCTTCGCGGAGTCGGCCCACCAGGTCCCCGTCCACGAGGAGGAACCCCCCGAGGGCGACGGCACCGGTTCCCCCGACGGCTACGGACACGTTCGGACCGACGGGACGCCCGGCGGCGGCGAGTCCGCGACAGACGGGAGCGGGTCGACCGAGAACTGA